In a single window of the Pseudodesulfovibrio profundus genome:
- a CDS encoding mechanosensitive ion channel family protein yields MNLDPDTIQQLIEKGITLASVHGLNILLALLIFVVGRMIAKSITGVLQRVLIKGNVEQTLLTFLKNIAYYVMLAAVVIAALGQAGLNVTSFLAVLGAAGLAVGLALKDSLSNFAAGVMLILLKFFKKGDYVTVAGESGTVTAVNIFNTILTTPDNRIVVVPNSSVLSNTIVNVTANDTRRVDLVMGIGYDDDLLKAKELLVKICSEEPRILNEPAPVVEVLELGDSSVNFAVRPWVKTSDYWGVYFAITERVKLLFDQEGISIPYPQRDVHIYQTEK; encoded by the coding sequence ATGAACCTTGATCCGGATACCATCCAACAGTTGATAGAAAAAGGCATCACGCTCGCATCGGTACACGGCCTGAATATCCTTTTGGCCCTTCTCATATTCGTCGTTGGTCGCATGATCGCCAAAAGCATCACCGGCGTACTTCAGCGCGTACTGATCAAGGGCAATGTTGAACAAACGCTGCTCACATTTCTCAAAAACATCGCCTACTATGTCATGCTGGCGGCCGTTGTCATTGCCGCTCTCGGACAGGCTGGGCTCAACGTCACCTCGTTCCTCGCTGTACTTGGTGCCGCAGGCCTCGCAGTCGGTCTTGCCCTGAAAGACTCCCTGTCGAATTTCGCAGCCGGTGTCATGCTCATCCTCCTGAAGTTTTTCAAGAAGGGAGATTATGTAACTGTTGCCGGCGAATCCGGCACTGTCACTGCCGTCAATATCTTCAACACCATATTGACCACGCCTGATAACCGCATTGTCGTCGTTCCCAACTCGTCGGTCCTCTCCAACACCATTGTCAACGTGACGGCAAATGATACTCGCCGTGTCGACCTGGTGATGGGAATCGGTTATGACGATGACCTGCTCAAGGCCAAAGAACTGCTTGTAAAGATTTGCTCTGAAGAACCACGAATACTCAATGAACCGGCACCCGTAGTTGAAGTTCTCGAACTGGGAGACTCCTCCGTCAACTTCGCTGTTCGTCCGTGGGTCAAAACAAGCGACTACTGGGGCGTGTATTTTGCCATTACCGAACGGGTCAAGCTCCTGTTTGATCAGGAAGGTATCAGCATCCCGTATCCACAACGCGATGTGCACATCTACCAGACCGAAAAATAG
- a CDS encoding glycosyltransferase family 2 protein, which translates to MRETATGLVLTYNGERILDKCLQSLDFCDEIIVVDSGSTDSTVEIAEKHGARVLVNPWPGPVKQYAFVLPQIKNDWLVCIDQDEYLSDELRDNIIKKLSANEPVSGYYVPRSSFYFDRFMKHSGWYPDYLYRVFRNGQVKITASGPHQHFAPTGKSEKLTGDIMHYTYESFMEHITKINYYAEVGAEDLRAKGRKGGLTRALLHGWMKFIKIYFLKAGLLDGKAGFYNAVAGFFYTFQKYIRVEETKKWGE; encoded by the coding sequence ATGCGAGAAACAGCGACCGGCTTGGTCCTGACATATAATGGTGAAAGGATACTGGATAAATGTCTTCAGTCGTTGGACTTTTGCGATGAGATCATCGTTGTGGATTCCGGATCGACTGACAGCACGGTTGAGATAGCGGAAAAACACGGCGCACGGGTTTTGGTCAACCCCTGGCCCGGTCCTGTAAAACAATATGCCTTTGTCCTGCCCCAAATCAAAAACGACTGGCTGGTATGCATTGATCAGGACGAGTACCTTTCTGACGAACTGCGCGACAATATCATCAAAAAGCTTTCAGCCAATGAGCCTGTTTCCGGTTACTACGTACCGCGCAGTTCCTTCTACTTCGACAGATTCATGAAGCATTCCGGCTGGTACCCCGACTATCTCTACCGGGTATTCAGGAATGGCCAAGTAAAGATAACCGCTTCAGGGCCGCATCAACATTTCGCCCCCACGGGGAAAAGCGAAAAGCTCACGGGTGACATCATGCATTACACCTATGAATCATTCATGGAGCACATCACAAAGATCAATTATTATGCAGAAGTGGGTGCTGAAGACCTTCGAGCCAAGGGGCGTAAAGGCGGATTAACACGTGCGTTGCTGCATGGGTGGATGAAATTCATAAAAATCTACTTCCTGAAGGCTGGGCTTCTTGATGGCAAGGCCGGGTTCTATAATGCAGTGGCAGGATTTTTCTACACGTTTCAAAAATACATTCGCGTGGAAGAGACAAAAAAATGGGGGGAGTAA
- a CDS encoding uracil-xanthine permease family protein has translation MSEIHSTEYNFKLKDALLGAQMLFVAFGALVLVPLLTGLDPNVALFTAGAGTLAFQVITRGKVPVFLASSFAFIAPIIYGVQTWGIPSTMCGLVGAGVLYIILSFLIRIYGSGMLRRVLPPVVTGPVIMVIGLILAPAAVHMAMGRTGDGSAWLVPNDTAMIIAGISLVTTVMTSLLGKGWFKLVPILLGITAGYVSSIVLDATGITASMQASFDPGQLQNWTAPALISFGAIAEAPILAIPNFTFPTWNLEAILFIVPIALAPAIEHFGDVLAISSISKKDYVKDPGIQNTMLGDGIATSLAAMLGGPPNTTYSEVSGAVALTRSFNPAIMTWAAITAIGLAFFGKVGAFLSTIPVPVMGGIMILLFGAITVIGINTLVRAGNDLMLPRNLAIVAIILVFGIGGMNFDLVIVKLGGIGLAGIVGVVLNLILPCKDCNDPLPEEVEAGIE, from the coding sequence ATGAGTGAGATTCATTCCACTGAGTATAACTTTAAACTGAAAGACGCCCTGCTTGGGGCGCAAATGCTGTTCGTAGCATTTGGCGCATTGGTTTTGGTCCCGCTGCTGACGGGACTGGATCCCAATGTGGCCCTGTTCACCGCCGGCGCCGGTACTTTGGCGTTTCAGGTGATCACACGAGGCAAAGTACCCGTATTTCTGGCATCCAGCTTTGCCTTCATCGCACCCATCATTTACGGGGTGCAGACATGGGGCATTCCTTCCACCATGTGTGGTCTGGTCGGTGCTGGCGTGCTGTACATTATTTTGAGTTTTCTCATTCGCATCTACGGCTCCGGCATGCTTCGTCGTGTGCTACCCCCCGTGGTAACGGGTCCGGTCATCATGGTCATCGGCCTTATCCTGGCTCCGGCTGCGGTTCACATGGCCATGGGTCGAACCGGTGATGGTTCTGCCTGGCTAGTGCCCAATGACACCGCCATGATCATCGCTGGTATTTCTCTGGTAACCACAGTCATGACCTCCCTGCTTGGCAAGGGATGGTTCAAACTGGTTCCCATTCTTCTCGGTATCACCGCCGGTTACGTTTCTTCCATCGTCCTTGACGCTACGGGCATCACTGCTTCCATGCAGGCCTCTTTTGATCCGGGCCAGTTGCAGAACTGGACCGCCCCGGCTCTGATCAGTTTTGGAGCTATAGCTGAAGCACCCATTCTCGCCATCCCGAACTTCACCTTCCCGACCTGGAATCTTGAAGCAATTCTGTTCATTGTGCCCATTGCTCTTGCACCGGCCATTGAACACTTCGGCGACGTGCTTGCCATCAGCAGCATCTCCAAAAAGGATTACGTAAAGGATCCGGGCATCCAGAACACCATGCTCGGTGATGGCATCGCCACATCGCTGGCTGCCATGTTAGGTGGCCCTCCGAACACCACGTATTCGGAAGTTTCCGGTGCAGTGGCACTGACCCGCTCCTTCAACCCCGCCATCATGACATGGGCAGCCATCACTGCCATCGGACTTGCCTTCTTCGGCAAAGTCGGCGCATTCCTGAGCACCATCCCGGTTCCGGTCATGGGCGGCATCATGATCCTCCTCTTCGGTGCCATCACGGTTATCGGCATCAATACGCTGGTCCGCGCAGGCAATGACCTCATGCTGCCCCGCAACCTGGCCATCGTCGCTATCATCCTTGTCTTCGGTATTGGCGGCATGAACTTCGATCTGGTTATTGTCAAGCTGGGCGGTATCGGCCTGGCCGGTATCGTGGGTGTGGTGCTGAACCTCATCCTCCCTTGCAAAGACTGCAACGACCCGCTCCCTGAAGAAGTGGAAGCCGGAATCGAATAA
- the upp gene encoding uracil phosphoribosyltransferase, which translates to MALHVVDHPLIRHKIGILRKSDISTSRFRQLANEITRLLTYEATKDFETEKTTVQGWAGDVEVDSIKGKKVTVVPILRAGLGMMDGVFDMIPGAKASVVGFYRDEETLQPVQYYVKLASQMEERTALILDPMLATGGTLEATIELLKESGCKSIKGLFLCAAPEGVERILSKHPDIEIYVAAIDERLNDIGYIIPGLGDAGDKIFGTK; encoded by the coding sequence GTGGCATTACACGTGGTTGACCACCCGCTTATCCGCCATAAAATCGGCATCTTACGTAAAAGCGACATTTCCACCAGCCGTTTCAGACAGTTGGCAAACGAGATCACTCGACTGCTGACCTACGAAGCAACCAAAGACTTTGAAACGGAAAAAACAACCGTTCAGGGCTGGGCCGGAGATGTGGAAGTCGATTCCATCAAAGGAAAAAAAGTAACTGTCGTTCCCATCCTTCGTGCCGGTCTCGGCATGATGGACGGCGTATTCGACATGATCCCCGGCGCCAAGGCTTCCGTTGTCGGCTTTTACCGCGACGAAGAGACTCTGCAGCCGGTTCAGTACTATGTAAAGCTCGCCAGCCAGATGGAAGAGCGAACTGCACTTATCCTCGATCCCATGCTCGCTACCGGCGGCACGCTGGAAGCAACCATCGAACTCCTTAAGGAGTCCGGTTGCAAATCCATCAAGGGACTGTTCCTCTGTGCTGCTCCAGAGGGCGTTGAAAGGATATTGAGCAAACACCCGGATATTGAAATCTACGTTGCCGCTATCGATGAGAGACTCAACGACATCGGCTACATCATCCCCGGTCTCGGAGACGCGGGGGATAAGATATTCGGAACCAAGTAG
- the coaE gene encoding dephospho-CoA kinase (Dephospho-CoA kinase (CoaE) performs the final step in coenzyme A biosynthesis.) has product MDNKNTGRWERTVSAQDIGTRLDKFWARELAETGVSRGKVKSWIESGLATVNGEVVDKGKYKLAGFDTLEIGELQSSGEDTAEAIPGDLKIVYEDDNIVVVDKAAGVTTHPAPGEPDATLVNYLLHSYPDMASAESGMDGQRPGIVHRLDKDTSGLIVVARNEAGRLRLSADFAERSVDKVYLAVVHGRPKKAEGGIDAPIGRHPTRKTRMAVVEKGGREARSDYRVLWTGPRGLASLVAVRIHTGRTHQIRVHMAHIGHPLVGDATYGSQEDAVWKRRDDKLAQLGPRQMLHAFHISFTHPQTKERLTFWQTPPEDILSLLQGLYRECLRVGIVGMPGSGKSTVVNSLRKQAHPTFSADESVAKLYEAGGDGADMIAQRFGNQFSHEDGSVDKAKLFSAMCDSENLRREVMDMVHPMVRHECELFFRAHRDTSVAYAEVPLLLEGGWHKTGQVDVVAGVRCPEEMRTGDLRRQRGLSREMLAVFDSWQWPEQDKLAACDMVVENSGSLEDLEQETRRLHEWATARFTERNAEFAKWLDELWPRLAQEFAGEGDKA; this is encoded by the coding sequence ATGGATAATAAAAACACAGGCAGATGGGAACGAACCGTTTCCGCACAGGATATTGGTACGCGGCTCGACAAGTTTTGGGCACGTGAACTGGCGGAGACAGGCGTTTCCAGAGGCAAAGTCAAAAGCTGGATTGAATCAGGGCTGGCCACGGTCAATGGTGAAGTCGTTGACAAGGGCAAATATAAACTGGCCGGGTTCGACACGCTTGAGATCGGTGAGCTGCAGTCTTCAGGAGAAGATACTGCAGAAGCCATCCCCGGTGATCTGAAGATAGTATATGAAGATGACAATATAGTGGTTGTGGATAAAGCCGCCGGTGTCACCACGCATCCCGCACCGGGTGAACCGGATGCAACACTGGTCAATTATCTGCTTCACAGTTACCCGGATATGGCGTCGGCAGAATCCGGCATGGATGGTCAGCGCCCGGGAATAGTGCATCGACTGGACAAGGATACATCGGGTCTCATTGTCGTGGCGCGAAACGAAGCTGGCCGCCTTCGACTGTCTGCAGATTTTGCAGAGCGGAGTGTGGACAAGGTCTACTTGGCCGTGGTTCATGGCCGTCCCAAGAAAGCCGAAGGGGGTATTGATGCTCCCATCGGGCGGCACCCCACTCGCAAGACCCGTATGGCCGTGGTCGAAAAAGGGGGCCGAGAGGCGCGTAGCGATTATCGCGTCCTCTGGACCGGACCGCGAGGGCTGGCAAGTCTGGTCGCAGTCCGAATTCATACGGGCAGAACTCATCAGATTCGTGTGCATATGGCTCATATCGGACACCCTCTGGTGGGAGATGCCACCTATGGTTCACAGGAAGATGCGGTCTGGAAGCGACGCGACGACAAACTGGCTCAACTCGGGCCACGACAAATGCTCCATGCATTTCATATTTCTTTCACCCATCCACAGACGAAAGAACGGCTGACCTTCTGGCAAACACCGCCTGAAGATATTCTGTCGCTCCTCCAGGGGCTGTATCGTGAATGCCTCCGTGTGGGGATTGTCGGGATGCCGGGTTCAGGAAAGTCGACGGTGGTCAATTCTCTGCGGAAACAAGCGCATCCGACATTCAGCGCCGATGAATCCGTGGCGAAACTCTACGAAGCCGGAGGCGATGGGGCTGACATGATTGCCCAGCGCTTTGGCAACCAGTTCAGCCACGAAGACGGCAGCGTTGACAAGGCAAAGCTCTTTTCGGCCATGTGTGATTCTGAGAATCTGCGTCGGGAAGTCATGGACATGGTCCATCCCATGGTTCGACATGAGTGCGAACTGTTCTTCCGGGCGCACCGTGACACTTCGGTAGCGTATGCCGAAGTGCCTTTGCTACTGGAAGGGGGGTGGCACAAGACCGGCCAGGTCGATGTGGTTGCAGGTGTTCGTTGCCCAGAGGAAATGCGTACAGGCGACCTGCGGCGTCAACGAGGTCTGTCGCGTGAAATGCTGGCCGTATTCGATTCATGGCAGTGGCCCGAGCAGGATAAGCTCGCGGCATGTGATATGGTCGTGGAAAATAGCGGCTCACTGGAAGACCTTGAACAGGAAACGCGCCGTTTGCACGAGTGGGCGACAGCACGCTTTACCGAGCGCAATGCCGAATTTGCCAAGTGGCTCGATGAACTGTGGCCTCGGTTGGCCCAGGAATTTGCAGGGGAGGGAGACAAGGCATGA
- a CDS encoding rhomboid family intramembrane serine protease, whose translation MIPLRDNVPRVTMPVAVMAIIAINVLAFMYSKSLDFREMVYLYHLFGVVPARFFEPEWALWAGYPQTIGWPFVTYMFLHSGWMHIILNMWMLWLFGDNIEDVTGHWQFVVFYLTCGLAAVALHMVFEQASSLPIIGASGAVGGVMGAYVMLYPHGRVLTLVPIIIIPLILRVPSYLFLGIWFLSQVVSGLMSSKMQAASGVAWWAHVGGFLAGMILIHLFRRPGHCRYCFNPTTADYEPEELEEDNRF comes from the coding sequence ATGATTCCACTTCGGGACAATGTGCCGCGTGTGACCATGCCTGTTGCAGTCATGGCGATCATCGCGATCAATGTCCTTGCATTCATGTACAGCAAATCACTCGATTTTCGGGAGATGGTCTACCTGTATCATCTTTTTGGGGTCGTCCCCGCTCGATTCTTTGAGCCCGAGTGGGCTCTCTGGGCCGGATATCCGCAGACCATCGGCTGGCCTTTTGTCACGTACATGTTTTTGCACAGTGGATGGATGCACATCATCCTGAACATGTGGATGTTGTGGTTGTTTGGTGACAACATCGAGGATGTCACCGGCCATTGGCAGTTTGTGGTTTTTTATCTGACGTGCGGATTGGCTGCCGTGGCCCTGCACATGGTATTCGAGCAGGCATCCTCCCTGCCGATCATCGGGGCATCCGGCGCAGTTGGCGGTGTGATGGGTGCCTATGTCATGCTGTATCCGCATGGGCGTGTGCTGACCCTGGTTCCGATCATCATCATACCGCTGATACTCAGGGTGCCGTCCTACCTCTTTCTTGGAATATGGTTTTTGTCACAGGTGGTGTCGGGGTTGATGTCGTCAAAAATGCAGGCGGCAAGCGGCGTTGCCTGGTGGGCGCATGTTGGTGGTTTTCTGGCAGGGATGATTCTCATCCATCTGTTTCGACGTCCTGGTCATTGCCGGTACTGTTTCAATCCGACAACAGCGGACTACGAGCCGGAAGAGTTGGAAGAAGACAATCGTTTCTGA
- a CDS encoding adenylyltransferase/cytidyltransferase family protein → MQHPIGFIHGRFQVLHNDHLKYLMAGKRLCDHLIVGITNPTPDTIDEEASNPERSEPMNNPLTFEERKAMIVAAFNEVGLRDHEYSVVPFPICKPDLLRETAPADAIYYLTIYDDWGREKEQRLRDLGLKTHVMWERSPSEKGISGTDVRQAIRDDRDWQSMVPPAVAELVEAWNLQKRLSSSNSSGS, encoded by the coding sequence ATGCAACACCCCATCGGCTTCATACACGGAAGATTTCAGGTACTGCACAATGACCATCTAAAGTACCTGATGGCCGGAAAACGGTTATGCGACCACCTGATTGTCGGCATCACCAATCCGACGCCGGACACCATCGACGAAGAGGCATCCAACCCGGAACGCTCTGAACCGATGAACAATCCGCTGACCTTTGAAGAACGAAAGGCGATGATCGTTGCAGCTTTCAATGAAGTCGGTTTGCGGGATCACGAGTACTCCGTGGTCCCGTTTCCCATATGCAAGCCGGACCTGCTCCGGGAGACTGCGCCAGCCGATGCTATATACTACCTGACTATATATGATGACTGGGGACGAGAAAAAGAGCAGCGGCTCCGTGACCTCGGTTTGAAAACGCACGTCATGTGGGAACGGTCCCCATCCGAAAAAGGCATTTCAGGGACCGACGTTCGCCAGGCCATACGAGATGACCGCGACTGGCAATCCATGGTCCCTCCGGCGGTAGCAGAACTCGTGGAAGCGTGGAATCTTCAGAAACGATTGTCTTCTTCCAACTCTTCCGGCTCGTAG
- a CDS encoding alkaline phosphatase family protein, translating to MPKTCVLILLDGLGDRAHALLNNQTPLQAAETPCLDRLAAMGSTGLYHAGKLGQPLPSENAHFAMFGSPKSEFPGRGVLEAIGADVELEDGDIAMLAHFTSVLTTLENYLVLKYDRICGTPDEIDALYAAADHYEKDGITIRLHKTGGMFSVLTMHGDVSPYITDSNPMVDGRFVSAVRPLATHRDDPDAIRTARVLTDYISWAYHRLSAVEQNKLRVRQTLPPINGIVTQRAGRMCPRVSMGNRYGMRALSIASGHMYGGMAKFLGMDFHKVRDTRDPGKDIAKRLEYAATRLEDYEFIHVHTKAPDQAAHTKSPKGKVRAIESLDKGLSQAIEPLLYDDDVLLVVTADHSTPSSGKLIHSGEPVPVMFVGEGVRRDTIDKFDEVSTSAGALSCLRQDEIMHMILNYLDRARLAGIHDSPLAQEFWPGDYDPFIIQPREEEKEDE from the coding sequence GTGCCTAAGACTTGTGTCCTTATACTACTTGATGGCCTGGGAGACCGGGCGCACGCACTTCTCAACAATCAGACACCACTCCAGGCTGCTGAAACACCATGCCTCGACCGCCTGGCAGCAATGGGATCCACCGGTTTGTACCATGCAGGCAAACTCGGCCAACCCCTACCCAGTGAAAACGCACATTTTGCCATGTTCGGCAGCCCGAAAAGTGAATTTCCCGGCCGCGGCGTGCTCGAAGCCATCGGCGCTGACGTGGAGTTGGAAGATGGCGATATCGCCATGCTGGCCCACTTCACCAGCGTACTGACCACTCTGGAGAACTATCTTGTTCTCAAATACGACCGCATTTGTGGCACTCCCGACGAGATCGATGCCCTGTATGCCGCTGCCGATCATTATGAAAAGGATGGTATAACCATTCGCCTGCATAAAACCGGCGGCATGTTCAGTGTGCTGACCATGCACGGTGACGTATCACCCTACATCACCGACTCCAACCCGATGGTCGATGGCCGCTTCGTTTCCGCGGTCAGACCGCTTGCAACACACCGTGACGACCCGGATGCCATCAGAACAGCCAGAGTGCTGACGGACTACATCTCCTGGGCCTACCACCGCCTGAGCGCCGTGGAACAGAACAAGTTGCGCGTTCGCCAAACACTTCCGCCGATCAACGGCATCGTGACCCAGCGTGCTGGCCGCATGTGCCCTCGCGTATCCATGGGGAACAGGTACGGCATGCGGGCGTTGTCCATAGCCAGCGGCCACATGTATGGCGGTATGGCGAAATTCCTCGGCATGGATTTCCACAAGGTGCGCGACACCCGCGATCCGGGCAAGGATATTGCCAAGCGCCTCGAATATGCCGCCACCAGACTGGAGGACTACGAGTTCATCCATGTTCACACCAAGGCCCCGGATCAGGCAGCGCACACCAAAAGCCCCAAAGGCAAAGTGCGTGCGATCGAATCGTTGGACAAAGGATTGAGCCAGGCCATTGAGCCACTTCTGTACGACGATGATGTCCTTCTGGTAGTCACTGCTGACCACTCCACACCCAGCAGCGGCAAGCTGATTCACTCCGGTGAACCGGTGCCGGTCATGTTTGTGGGTGAAGGCGTGCGTCGCGACACCATCGACAAATTCGACGAGGTGAGCACGAGTGCTGGCGCGTTGAGCTGCCTGAGACAGGACGAGATCATGCACATGATACTCAACTATCTCGACCGGGCCCGTTTGGCTGGCATCCACGACTCGCCCCTGGCACAGGAATTCTGGCCTGGAGATTACGATCCGTTCATCATTCAGCCACGGGAAGAAGAAAAAGAAGACGAATAA
- a CDS encoding PHP-associated domain-containing protein has translation MLIDTHVHSDVSDCSSMPVTQILANARALGLDGVCITDHDSTDVLAQIDEGFQSDGLLVLVGMEYTTPQGDFLVYGDVESLHPGMAAGALIDHVNSMGGAIVAAHPYRGWRPSDPSTIITHPPTAVEVVNGRNTEAEDTLAEALAAKHGFVRVSGSDAHSLDELGRFPIRFTRSISCRNDLVEALRSGHCAPGVGRLAFESVS, from the coding sequence ATGCTTATCGATACCCATGTTCATTCCGATGTCTCGGATTGCAGTAGTATGCCCGTAACTCAGATCCTTGCCAATGCCCGTGCGTTGGGTCTGGATGGTGTCTGCATTACGGACCACGATTCCACCGATGTTCTGGCACAAATCGACGAAGGTTTCCAGTCCGATGGATTGCTCGTCCTGGTTGGGATGGAGTATACCACGCCCCAGGGTGATTTTCTGGTGTATGGCGATGTTGAGTCACTGCACCCCGGCATGGCGGCTGGTGCACTCATTGATCATGTTAATAGCATGGGTGGAGCCATCGTGGCCGCGCATCCTTATAGAGGATGGCGTCCCTCTGATCCTTCCACCATTATTACGCATCCTCCTACAGCGGTCGAAGTGGTGAATGGCCGCAATACCGAGGCGGAAGACACTCTGGCCGAAGCCCTGGCAGCCAAGCATGGATTCGTCCGGGTGTCCGGCTCTGATGCTCATTCACTTGATGAACTTGGCCGTTTCCCGATCCGGTTTACTCGCTCCATCTCCTGTCGCAACGACCTTGTGGAGGCACTACGCAGTGGACATTGCGCCCCGGGAGTCGGTCGTCTGGCCTTTGAGTCTGTTTCCTGA
- a CDS encoding DnaJ C-terminal domain-containing protein, which translates to MEYKDYYKLLGVSRSASKDEIAKAFKKLARKYHPDLNPNDSVAETKFKEINEAYEVLKDEKKRKMYDQFGSNWEHGQNFQPPPGYDNVNFGGGGFSQGGFSDFFETIFGGAGGAGFRSGFSQGGYQQGGFGGGGYQQRPRRGADSEASYELSLEEAYRGGTKSITLQEQVSGPEGIPRMTTKTLEVNVPAGIKDGQKIRLSGQGNPGMAGGSKGDLYLKIKLMPHPMFKVKDTDVVLDLPLAPWEATLGTTARIPTLDGAVEMKIPPGIGSGKRLRIKGKGLGSGAKKGDQYVRIMIQAPDILSNEERELWEKLQEVSTFKPREF; encoded by the coding sequence ATGGAATACAAAGATTATTACAAGCTGCTCGGTGTTTCTCGGTCTGCATCAAAGGATGAGATCGCCAAGGCGTTCAAGAAGCTCGCGCGCAAGTATCACCCTGATCTCAATCCCAACGACAGTGTGGCCGAGACCAAGTTCAAGGAAATTAATGAAGCGTACGAGGTCCTGAAGGACGAGAAGAAACGCAAAATGTATGATCAGTTCGGTTCCAACTGGGAGCATGGACAGAACTTCCAGCCGCCGCCCGGATACGACAACGTCAATTTTGGAGGAGGCGGTTTCTCCCAGGGTGGCTTCTCGGACTTTTTCGAGACGATCTTTGGTGGTGCAGGTGGAGCCGGATTCAGAAGTGGTTTTTCGCAGGGTGGATACCAGCAGGGCGGATTCGGTGGCGGTGGCTACCAACAACGCCCCAGACGGGGAGCCGATTCCGAGGCTTCGTATGAGCTGTCTTTGGAGGAAGCATACCGTGGCGGGACTAAGTCCATCACCCTGCAGGAGCAGGTGAGCGGACCGGAAGGCATCCCTCGCATGACCACCAAGACCCTTGAGGTCAACGTGCCTGCGGGGATCAAGGACGGACAGAAAATCAGGTTGTCCGGTCAGGGTAATCCCGGTATGGCCGGCGGCTCCAAAGGTGATTTGTACCTGAAGATCAAGCTGATGCCGCACCCCATGTTTAAAGTGAAAGACACGGATGTGGTGCTTGATCTGCCTCTTGCCCCTTGGGAGGCGACCCTTGGAACAACGGCCAGAATCCCGACGCTGGACGGTGCCGTTGAGATGAAGATTCCCCCTGGAATCGGTTCCGGCAAGCGACTTCGCATCAAGGGTAAAGGGCTTGGTAGTGGAGCCAAAAAAGGCGACCAATATGTTCGGATCATGATCCAGGCACCGGATATTTTATCGAATGAAGAGCGTGAATTGTGGGAAAAGTTGCAGGAAGTATCAACCTTCAAGCCGAGAGAGTTTTAA
- a CDS encoding chaperone modulator CbpM — MTTRRLREMMMQLPGLNLPEPSDYVAWAQLVELTSIQPGEVAELIELGWISPKKTSADEYLFRLRDVYRIHKLMRLVNDLDMSFNSGSIVVDLLDRVEELEQEVEELKRLV; from the coding sequence ATGACGACCAGACGACTCAGGGAAATGATGATGCAACTGCCCGGTCTCAACTTGCCGGAGCCTTCCGACTATGTTGCTTGGGCGCAATTGGTGGAATTGACATCCATACAACCGGGAGAAGTAGCAGAGCTGATCGAGCTGGGCTGGATCAGTCCGAAAAAGACCAGCGCCGATGAATACCTGTTTCGTTTGCGCGATGTGTACCGAATCCACAAACTCATGCGGCTCGTCAACGATCTCGACATGTCGTTCAACAGCGGCTCCATTGTTGTTGATCTGCTGGACAGGGTCGAAGAGCTCGAACAGGAAGTGGAAGAGCTTAAGCGCTTGGTTTAA